The Streptomyces sp. NBC_00440 genome contains a region encoding:
- a CDS encoding MMPL family transporter has protein sequence MAAIARWCIRHRLLTVLLWLLALGGTAAAAGFAGSAYSNDYEVPGTESGRATALLDQGFHGQGGDSDTIVWHTAQGSVRASGVEQRMTQTLNKIDDLPGISSVGTPRTSADGHTAYAVFTFDAQSDEITVQQARTVVDTAKAAEADGLQVELGGSAVALTQTTGVHLSEAIGVAVAALVLFLAFGAFAASLLPIATALVSVGTAYAGIELLGHAMTVADFAPMLGMLVGLGVGIDYALFIVTRHRKALRRGLPVAEAVTHAVSTTGRAVVFAGATVCIALLGMLILRLDFLNGVAIAASLTVVLTVAASVTLLPSLLSFIGMRALSRRERARLAERGPQPDPPTGFAARWSAFVERHPRLLGALAAAVMLVLALPTLGLHLGTSDQGNSPAGSTTREAYDLIGKGFGPGANGPLTLAAKLDGAGDRVALDELPARLRTTEDVASVSQVTYNSSGDTAFITVVPDSAPQSQKTSDLVDRLRTDVLPRAESRTSLDVEVGGVTASYDDFAEVIIGKLPLFVAVVITLGCLLLLLAFRSIGIPLKAAVMNVAAVASAFGVVVAVFQWGWGSELLGLGSAGPIEPFLPVIMVSVLFGLSMDYQVFLVSRMYEEWRETGDNRRAVRVGLAETSRVINSAAVIMISVFLAFVLSGDRVIAMFGIALAAAVALDAFVLRTLLVPALMHLLGRANWWLPGWLDRRLPRISIEAPGAGDTGDRAKIHPQHTPVVEEKHVRDIAR, from the coding sequence TTGGCAGCCATCGCGCGATGGTGCATCAGGCACCGCCTTCTGACTGTTCTTCTCTGGCTCCTCGCCCTCGGCGGCACCGCGGCCGCCGCGGGCTTCGCCGGGTCCGCGTACTCCAACGACTACGAAGTGCCGGGCACGGAGTCCGGGCGGGCCACCGCCCTGCTCGACCAGGGCTTCCACGGCCAGGGCGGCGACAGCGACACCATCGTCTGGCACACCGCGCAGGGCAGCGTGCGCGCGTCCGGGGTCGAACAGCGCATGACGCAGACCCTCAACAAGATCGACGACCTCCCCGGGATCTCCTCCGTCGGGACGCCGCGGACCAGCGCCGACGGGCACACCGCCTACGCCGTGTTCACCTTCGACGCGCAGTCCGACGAGATCACCGTGCAGCAGGCCCGGACCGTCGTCGACACGGCGAAGGCCGCCGAGGCCGACGGGCTCCAGGTCGAGCTGGGCGGCAGCGCCGTCGCGCTCACCCAGACCACCGGCGTGCATCTCAGCGAGGCCATCGGGGTCGCCGTCGCCGCGCTGGTGCTCTTCCTCGCCTTCGGCGCCTTCGCCGCGAGCCTGCTGCCGATCGCCACCGCCCTGGTCAGCGTCGGCACCGCGTACGCCGGCATAGAGCTGCTCGGACACGCCATGACCGTCGCCGACTTCGCGCCGATGCTCGGGATGCTGGTCGGACTCGGTGTCGGTATCGACTACGCGCTGTTCATCGTGACCAGACACCGCAAGGCGCTGCGCCGCGGTCTGCCGGTCGCCGAGGCGGTGACACACGCGGTGAGCACGACGGGCCGCGCCGTCGTCTTCGCCGGAGCGACCGTCTGCATCGCCCTGCTCGGGATGCTCATCCTGCGGCTGGACTTCCTCAACGGTGTCGCCATCGCGGCCTCTCTCACGGTCGTCCTGACCGTGGCCGCGTCGGTGACCCTGCTGCCCTCGCTGCTCTCGTTCATCGGGATGCGGGCGCTGAGCCGCCGGGAACGCGCACGGCTCGCCGAGCGCGGCCCGCAGCCCGATCCGCCCACCGGTTTCGCCGCCCGCTGGTCGGCCTTCGTGGAGCGGCACCCCAGACTGCTCGGCGCACTCGCCGCGGCCGTGATGCTGGTCCTCGCGCTGCCGACCCTGGGGCTCCACCTGGGCACGTCCGACCAGGGCAACAGCCCGGCGGGCTCCACCACCCGGGAGGCGTACGACCTCATCGGCAAGGGATTCGGGCCCGGGGCCAACGGACCGCTCACGCTGGCCGCCAAGCTGGACGGCGCGGGGGACCGGGTGGCGCTGGACGAGCTGCCCGCCCGGCTGCGTACGACCGAGGACGTCGCGTCCGTGAGCCAGGTCACCTACAACAGCAGCGGCGACACGGCCTTCATCACGGTCGTCCCCGACTCGGCCCCGCAGTCGCAGAAGACCAGTGACCTCGTCGACCGGCTGCGTACGGATGTCCTGCCCCGGGCCGAGAGCCGGACCTCGCTCGACGTCGAGGTCGGCGGTGTCACCGCGAGCTACGACGACTTCGCGGAGGTGATCATCGGCAAACTCCCGCTCTTCGTCGCCGTGGTCATCACGCTCGGCTGTCTGCTCCTGCTGCTGGCGTTCCGTTCGATCGGCATTCCGCTCAAGGCCGCCGTGATGAACGTGGCAGCGGTGGCGTCCGCCTTCGGCGTCGTCGTCGCGGTCTTCCAGTGGGGATGGGGGAGTGAGCTGCTGGGACTCGGCAGCGCGGGGCCGATCGAGCCCTTCCTGCCGGTGATCATGGTCTCGGTGCTCTTCGGACTCTCCATGGACTACCAGGTCTTCCTGGTCAGCCGGATGTACGAGGAGTGGCGGGAGACCGGCGACAACCGGCGGGCCGTCCGGGTCGGCCTCGCCGAGACCAGCCGCGTGATCAACTCCGCGGCCGTCATCATGATCTCCGTCTTCCTCGCCTTCGTGCTGAGCGGCGACCGGGTCATCGCGATGTTCGGGATCGCCCTCGCCGCAGCCGTGGCGCTCGACGCCTTCGTACTGCGGACGCTCCTGGTCCCCGCACTGATGCACCTGCTCGGCCGGGCGAACTGGTGGCTGCCCGGCTGGCTGGACCGGCGGCTGCCCCGCATCAGCATCGAGGCGCCCGGCGCCGGTGACACCGGTGACCGTGCGAAAATCCATCCGCAGCACACACCGGTGGTGGAGGAGAAGCATGTTCGCGATATCGCTCGGTGA
- a CDS encoding DUF6191 domain-containing protein yields MFNLIEQLFAPGRKHTEDENKRLELSRVDLNDGDPGRGPIDLDSGTVIIRSQEQDQSQDRDEEQEQEQHRPASES; encoded by the coding sequence ATGTTCAACCTGATAGAGCAGCTCTTCGCACCCGGGCGCAAGCACACCGAGGACGAGAACAAGCGGCTGGAGCTGTCCCGCGTCGATCTCAACGACGGCGATCCGGGGCGCGGTCCGATAGACCTCGACTCGGGGACAGTGATCATCCGGTCACAGGAGCAGGATCAGAGCCAGGACCGGGACGAGGAGCAGGAGCAGGAGCAGCATCGCCCGGCGTCCGAGTCCTAG
- a CDS encoding GNAT family N-acetyltransferase encodes MFAISLGEGAELGLLEPWQAADYLAHIDRGREFIGQYIGLADAARDLPSARAFLQSFADKQAADGGRLFGIRLDGTLVGGVLFPQFDAATGCCEVGCWLEPAAVGRGLVTRAAGVLIDWAVHERGMHRVEWHVDPGNTGSINVAKRLGMVREGVLRQNHPHRGTRHDTEVWSVLAPEWKAHREH; translated from the coding sequence ATGTTCGCGATATCGCTCGGTGAGGGCGCGGAGCTGGGACTCCTGGAGCCGTGGCAGGCCGCGGACTACCTGGCCCATATCGACCGGGGGCGCGAATTCATCGGCCAGTACATCGGGCTGGCGGACGCCGCCAGGGATCTCCCTTCGGCGCGTGCGTTCCTCCAGTCGTTCGCGGACAAACAGGCCGCCGACGGCGGCCGGCTCTTCGGCATCCGGCTGGACGGCACGCTGGTCGGCGGGGTGCTGTTCCCGCAGTTCGACGCCGCGACCGGCTGCTGCGAAGTCGGCTGCTGGCTGGAGCCGGCCGCGGTGGGCCGGGGGCTGGTCACACGCGCCGCCGGGGTGCTGATCGACTGGGCGGTGCACGAGCGCGGGATGCACCGCGTCGAGTGGCATGTCGACCCCGGGAACACCGGGAGCATCAACGTCGCGAAACGGCTCGGGATGGTGCGCGAGGGCGTACTGCGGCAGAACCACCCCCATCGGGGAACCCGGCACGACACCGAGGTCTGGTCGGTCCTGGCGCCTGAGTGGAAGGCGCACAGAGAGCATTAA
- a CDS encoding helix-turn-helix transcriptional regulator — protein sequence MLGAVEFTSVSPVFVGRADELAVLGDALSRATGGEPQALLIGGEAGVGKTRLVEEFIEGAERAGAVVTVGGCVEIGADGLPYAPFSTALRALRRHLPDEMAAAVEGQEGELARLLPELGDTSRQAHHEDGTARLFELTSRLLERIAADRTVVLVLEDLHWADASTRHLLAYLFRTLNSGRLVVVATYRADDIHRRHPLRPLLAELDRLRTVRRIELARFTRSEVRLQLTGILAAEPEASLADEIFARSDGNAFFVEELAVCSGGNCSVSGISDSLRDLLLVRVEALSDDAQRVVRFAAEGGSTVEYPLLAAVTRLSEDDLIEALRAAVGANILIAAPDGGGYRFRHSLVREAVSDDLLPGERSRINRRCAEALENDPSLVRADARTTRLAGYWYYAHDAAKALPAVLLASAEARRRHAYSEQLRLLERAMEVWDSAPADVRDGLRPMDSADAYPACGHEPGTSAPSALRYLDLLAEAVVAARCCGERERSLKISKKALRIIDGGADDALRAAWFWTERAKLEQSLARGNGWREIATAQELVRGLPPSAVHAQVLTTAASWAMLHEPGPDSLTAAECAVDYARLVGAEEIELSARLTLGGLLIDSGDIETGLTTMRAALKRTTELGLVAEGCRAHTNLMSNLESIGRSAEAVDVGTAGIALAGKYGLRDQEAWVRGNMTDSLFALGRWEEASACAQWVLRCAQSAKPRGNVCLRLADLALLRGEQDEAARHLASANAHFGTHDPMPQHSIPLARLSLGILAAQGQLDEARAVLAGAVEAGFPPGTQRYGWPLVLAAATAEANTRGLPAAEPGRTESLELICSTAKRLATPVPLWSAYALHVSAELARADGLDRPEHWSAAAGALEPLERPYELVQVHLHWAAALLAHGSDREPAARERAAKLLRSSLATADRLGARPLAEEIRLLAQRARLPLTEAADHVGAPAPADMRSAVDDFGLTSREQDVLRLVAAGRTNRQIAETLFIAPKTASVHVSNILAKLGVTGRGEAAALTHRLRLFTDTAEVLSEAAAQGAF from the coding sequence ATGCTCGGCGCTGTGGAGTTCACCTCAGTCAGCCCCGTATTCGTCGGCCGAGCCGATGAGTTGGCCGTGCTCGGAGACGCGCTCTCCCGCGCTACCGGAGGGGAGCCGCAGGCGCTGCTCATCGGCGGGGAGGCCGGTGTCGGCAAGACCCGGCTCGTCGAGGAGTTCATCGAGGGCGCCGAACGCGCCGGGGCCGTCGTCACGGTCGGCGGCTGTGTCGAGATCGGCGCCGACGGCCTTCCGTACGCCCCGTTCTCCACCGCCCTGCGCGCGCTGCGCCGCCACCTTCCCGACGAGATGGCCGCCGCTGTGGAGGGCCAGGAGGGTGAACTGGCCAGGCTGCTGCCCGAATTGGGCGACACCAGCCGGCAGGCCCACCACGAGGACGGCACGGCCCGGCTCTTCGAGCTGACCTCCCGGCTCCTTGAGCGGATCGCCGCCGACCGTACGGTGGTGCTGGTCCTGGAGGACCTGCACTGGGCCGACGCGTCCACGCGCCATCTGCTCGCCTATCTCTTCCGGACCCTGAACAGCGGACGCCTCGTGGTCGTCGCCACCTACCGGGCCGACGACATCCACCGGCGCCACCCGCTGCGGCCGCTCCTGGCCGAACTGGACCGGCTGCGTACGGTCCGCCGGATCGAGCTGGCCCGTTTCACCCGGTCCGAGGTGCGGCTCCAGCTGACCGGCATCCTCGCCGCCGAGCCGGAGGCCTCGCTGGCCGACGAGATCTTCGCCCGCTCCGACGGCAACGCCTTCTTCGTCGAGGAGCTGGCCGTCTGCAGCGGAGGCAACTGCTCGGTCTCCGGGATCAGCGACTCACTGCGCGATCTGCTGCTGGTCCGGGTCGAGGCCCTGTCCGACGACGCCCAGCGGGTTGTCCGGTTCGCGGCCGAGGGCGGCTCGACCGTCGAGTATCCGCTGCTCGCCGCCGTGACACGGCTGTCCGAGGACGATCTGATCGAGGCGCTGCGGGCCGCCGTCGGGGCCAACATCCTGATCGCCGCGCCGGACGGCGGAGGTTACCGCTTCCGGCACTCCCTGGTACGCGAGGCCGTCAGCGACGATCTGCTGCCGGGAGAACGCTCCCGTATCAACCGCCGCTGCGCCGAGGCCCTGGAGAACGACCCCTCGCTCGTACGGGCCGACGCGCGCACCACCCGGCTCGCCGGCTACTGGTACTACGCGCACGACGCGGCGAAGGCCCTGCCCGCTGTGCTGCTGGCCTCGGCGGAGGCACGCAGGCGCCACGCCTACTCCGAGCAACTGCGGCTCCTGGAGCGGGCGATGGAGGTCTGGGACAGTGCGCCGGCCGATGTACGGGACGGGCTGCGGCCGATGGACTCCGCCGATGCCTACCCGGCCTGCGGACACGAACCAGGGACATCCGCGCCGTCCGCGCTGCGCTATCTCGACCTGCTCGCCGAAGCGGTGGTCGCCGCGCGCTGCTGCGGTGAGCGTGAACGGTCCCTGAAGATCTCCAAGAAGGCCCTGCGCATCATCGACGGCGGCGCCGACGACGCACTGCGCGCCGCCTGGTTCTGGACCGAGCGGGCCAAGCTGGAGCAGAGCCTCGCCCGGGGCAACGGCTGGCGGGAGATCGCCACTGCGCAGGAGCTGGTACGCGGGCTGCCCCCGTCGGCCGTCCATGCCCAGGTGCTCACCACCGCGGCGAGCTGGGCGATGCTCCACGAACCGGGACCCGACAGCCTGACCGCGGCCGAATGCGCCGTGGACTACGCCCGGCTGGTCGGTGCGGAGGAGATCGAACTGAGCGCCCGCCTCACCCTCGGCGGCCTCCTGATCGACTCCGGCGACATCGAGACCGGGCTGACCACCATGCGGGCCGCCCTCAAGCGGACGACCGAACTCGGCCTGGTCGCCGAAGGCTGCCGCGCGCACACCAATCTGATGTCGAACCTGGAGTCCATCGGCCGTTCCGCCGAGGCCGTCGACGTGGGCACCGCCGGTATCGCCCTCGCGGGCAAGTACGGCCTGCGGGACCAGGAGGCCTGGGTCCGGGGCAACATGACCGACTCGCTGTTCGCCCTGGGCCGCTGGGAGGAGGCGTCGGCGTGCGCGCAGTGGGTGCTCCGGTGCGCGCAGAGCGCCAAGCCCCGGGGCAACGTCTGCCTGCGGCTCGCGGACCTGGCGCTGCTCCGCGGGGAGCAGGACGAGGCAGCCCGGCACCTCGCCTCGGCCAACGCCCACTTCGGCACCCATGACCCGATGCCCCAGCACTCCATACCGCTGGCCAGGCTCAGCCTCGGGATTCTGGCCGCCCAGGGGCAGCTGGACGAGGCCCGTGCGGTACTGGCCGGGGCGGTGGAAGCGGGGTTCCCTCCCGGCACCCAGCGCTACGGCTGGCCCCTGGTTCTCGCCGCCGCCACCGCCGAGGCCAACACCCGAGGCCTGCCGGCGGCCGAGCCGGGCCGCACGGAATCCCTGGAACTCATCTGCTCCACGGCGAAGCGGCTCGCCACGCCCGTACCGCTCTGGAGCGCCTACGCCCTGCATGTCAGCGCCGAGCTGGCCCGAGCCGACGGTCTGGACCGGCCGGAGCACTGGAGCGCGGCCGCCGGGGCCCTGGAGCCACTGGAACGCCCCTACGAGCTGGTGCAGGTGCACCTGCACTGGGCCGCCGCCCTGCTCGCGCACGGCTCCGACCGCGAACCCGCGGCCCGGGAACGTGCCGCGAAGCTGCTCCGCAGCAGCCTCGCGACGGCCGACCGGCTCGGCGCCCGCCCGCTGGCCGAGGAGATCAGGCTGCTCGCACAGCGCGCCAGACTCCCCCTCACCGAAGCCGCGGACCACGTAGGTGCTCCGGCACCGGCAGACATGCGCAGCGCTGTCGACGACTTCGGCCTCACCAGTCGTGAGCAGGACGTCCTGCGCCTGGTAGCAGCGGGCCGCACCAACCGTCAGATAGCCGAGACGCTGTTCATCGCACCCAAGACGGCGAGCGTGCACGTCTCCAACATCCTGGCCAAGCTGGGCGTCACAGGACGAGGCGAGGCGGCCGCCCTGACCCACCGGCTGCGCCTCTTCACGGACACCGCGGAGGTCCTTTCGGAGGCCGCCGCTCAGGGGGCCTTCTGA